One part of the [Pantoea] beijingensis genome encodes these proteins:
- the fadR gene encoding fatty acid metabolism transcriptional regulator FadR, whose product MVIKAQSPAGFAEEYIIESIWNSRFPPGSILPAERELSELIGVTRTTLREVLQRLARDGWLTIQHGKPTRVNNFWETSGLNILETLARLDHDSVPQLIDNLLSVRTNISSIFIRRAIRHYPQQVQEVLATARDADDRADAYTDLDYSIFRGLAFASGNPIYGLILNGLKGLYTRVGRYYFSNPEARKLAQDFYQQLSVICEKQQIELIVEAVRAYGRRSGEIWHSMQNAMPADLAHQRR is encoded by the coding sequence ATGGTGATCAAGGCGCAGAGCCCTGCGGGTTTCGCTGAAGAGTATATTATTGAAAGTATTTGGAATAGCCGTTTTCCGCCAGGTTCTATTTTACCCGCTGAACGCGAGCTTTCTGAATTAATCGGTGTGACGCGTACCACGTTACGTGAGGTGTTACAGAGACTGGCGCGTGACGGCTGGTTAACCATTCAGCATGGCAAACCTACCCGGGTTAATAATTTCTGGGAAACCTCCGGGCTGAATATCCTCGAGACGCTTGCACGGCTGGATCACGATAGTGTTCCGCAACTTATTGATAATTTGCTGTCGGTTCGTACGAATATCTCCTCGATTTTTATTCGTCGGGCTATTCGTCATTATCCACAGCAGGTACAGGAAGTGCTGGCAACCGCACGCGATGCTGACGATCGTGCTGATGCTTACACCGATCTGGATTACAGTATCTTCCGTGGGCTGGCGTTCGCTTCCGGTAACCCCATTTATGGCTTGATCCTCAACGGGCTGAAAGGGCTTTATACTCGAGTTGGCCGTTATTATTTCTCCAATCCTGAGGCGCGAAAGCTGGCGCAAGATTTTTATCAGCAGCTTTCCGTTATTTGTGAAAAGCAGCAGATTGAGCTAATTGTAGAAGCTGTTAGGGCTTATGGACGCCGTAGCGGTGAAATCTGGCACAGTATGCAAAACGCCATGCCAGCAGATTTAGCACACCAGCGACGCTAG
- a CDS encoding SpoVR family protein: MTTIFDDHIRDSKRLSDGPDWTFDLLDVYLEEIDRVAKHYRLDTYPHQIEVITSEQMMDAYSSVGMPINYAHWSFGKKFIETEQRYKHGQQGLAYEIVINSNPCIAYLMEENTITMQALVMAHACYGHNSFFKNNYLFRSWTDASSIVDYLLFARNYITQCEERYGVEVVERLLDSCHALMNYGVDRYKRPQKISLQEEKARQQSREEYLQSQVNTLWRTLPRREKEEVQAEVVRYPSEPQENLLYFMEKNAPLLEPWQREVLRIVRKVSQYFYPQKQTQVMNEGWATFWHYTILNHLYDEGKVSERFMLEFLHSHTNVVYQPPYNSQWYNGINPYALGFAMFQDIKRICQSPTEEDRYWFPDIAGKDWLETVHFAMREFKDESFISQFLSPKVMRDFRLFTVLDDDRNNYLEIAAIHDEAGYRAIRQQLSAQYNLSNLEPNIQVYNVDLRGDRSLTLRYVPHDRAPLDKSRKEVLKHVHRLWGFDIHLEQQNEDGSTEILERCPPRPSVL, translated from the coding sequence ATGACGACAATTTTTGACGATCACATCAGGGACAGTAAACGACTCAGTGACGGGCCAGACTGGACCTTCGACCTTCTTGATGTTTATCTTGAAGAGATCGACCGCGTAGCAAAACACTATAGGCTCGATACTTATCCGCACCAAATCGAAGTGATTACCTCCGAACAGATGATGGATGCCTATTCCAGCGTCGGGATGCCCATCAACTATGCACACTGGTCCTTTGGTAAGAAGTTTATCGAGACGGAACAACGCTATAAGCACGGTCAGCAAGGGCTTGCCTATGAAATTGTCATCAATTCTAACCCCTGTATTGCTTATTTGATGGAAGAAAACACCATTACAATGCAGGCACTGGTGATGGCTCATGCCTGCTATGGCCATAACTCTTTTTTTAAAAATAACTATCTGTTTCGCAGCTGGACTGACGCCAGCTCGATTGTGGATTACCTGTTATTTGCTCGAAACTATATTACACAATGTGAAGAACGCTATGGTGTCGAAGTCGTTGAGCGGTTACTGGACTCCTGTCATGCATTGATGAACTACGGGGTGGATCGCTACAAACGCCCGCAAAAGATATCGCTTCAGGAAGAGAAGGCTCGTCAGCAAAGCCGTGAGGAGTACCTGCAGAGCCAGGTCAACACGCTTTGGCGCACGTTACCCCGTCGTGAAAAAGAGGAAGTACAGGCCGAAGTCGTGCGCTATCCTTCGGAACCGCAGGAAAATTTACTCTACTTTATGGAAAAAAACGCGCCGCTGCTGGAACCGTGGCAGCGTGAAGTTCTTCGCATTGTGCGTAAAGTTAGCCAGTATTTTTATCCGCAGAAACAGACACAGGTAATGAACGAGGGCTGGGCGACCTTCTGGCATTATACCATCCTCAATCATCTGTATGATGAGGGCAAAGTATCGGAACGCTTTATGCTGGAGTTCTTGCACAGTCACACTAACGTGGTTTATCAACCGCCCTATAATAGTCAGTGGTATAACGGTATTAACCCCTATGCATTAGGCTTTGCTATGTTCCAGGATATTAAGCGGATTTGTCAGTCCCCCACGGAAGAAGATCGTTACTGGTTTCCTGATATTGCTGGCAAAGACTGGCTGGAAACCGTGCATTTTGCCATGCGCGAATTCAAAGATGAGAGCTTTATCAGTCAGTTCCTGTCACCGAAAGTCATGCGCGATTTCCGTTTGTTTACCGTACTGGATGACGATCGCAACAACTACCTTGAGATAGCCGCGATACACGATGAAGCAGGTTACCGCGCCATTCGCCAACAGCTCTCAGCACAGTACAATCTGAGCAACCTGGAACCTAACATTCAGGTTTACAATGTCGACTTACGCGGCGACCGTTCCCTTACGCTACGCTACGTTCCACACGATCGCGCCCCGCTCGATAAGAGCCGCAAGGAAGTCCTGAAACACGTCCATCGACTGTGGGGATTCGATATCCATCTTGAACAGCAAAATGAAGATGGAAGTACAGAGATTCTTGAGCGCTGTCCGCCCCGCCCATCCGTACTATAA
- a CDS encoding D-amino acid dehydrogenase, with amino-acid sequence MRVVILGSGVVGVTSAWYLSQAGHDVTVIDRQSGPALETSAGNAGQISPGYAAPWAAPGVPLKAIKWMFQRHAPLAIRLDGSRFQLEWMWQMLRNCDMQHYQQNKSRMVRIAEYSRDCLKALREQTGIAYEGRQGGTLQLFRTEQQYQSAAKDIAVLEEAGVPYQLLEANQLAQVEPALSKTHQKLSGGLRLPNDETGDCQLFTQRLAEMAAAEGVTFRYNMSVDHLLRDGNHIYGVKCGEEVIKADSYVVALGSFSTALLHNILSIPVYPLKGYSLTIPIKDESAAPVSTVLDETYKVAITRFDKRIRVGGMAEIVGFNDKLLPARRETLEMVVRDLYPSGGHIEQATFWSGLRPMTPDGTPIVGRTPLNNLFLNTGHGTLGWTMSCGSGLLLSDIISGKRPDIAADDLSVLRYLPGFSPATSPLLQRVNTSR; translated from the coding sequence ATGCGTGTTGTGATTCTGGGAAGTGGAGTTGTTGGCGTTACAAGCGCCTGGTACCTGTCACAAGCAGGCCATGACGTGACGGTGATAGATCGCCAGTCTGGACCAGCACTTGAGACAAGCGCCGGTAATGCCGGTCAAATATCCCCTGGCTACGCCGCGCCTTGGGCCGCGCCTGGGGTTCCACTAAAAGCGATCAAATGGATGTTTCAGCGCCACGCCCCGCTTGCTATCCGCCTTGACGGTAGTCGTTTCCAACTGGAATGGATGTGGCAGATGCTCCGCAATTGTGACATGCAGCATTACCAGCAGAATAAAAGTCGCATGGTGCGTATTGCGGAATATAGCCGTGATTGTCTGAAAGCTTTACGTGAGCAAACAGGCATTGCTTATGAAGGGCGGCAGGGCGGTACGTTGCAGCTATTTCGTACTGAACAACAGTACCAAAGCGCCGCCAAAGATATTGCGGTGCTGGAAGAAGCGGGTGTGCCATATCAGCTGCTGGAGGCGAATCAGCTTGCGCAGGTGGAACCTGCACTGTCAAAAACGCATCAAAAATTGAGCGGTGGTTTACGCCTGCCTAATGATGAAACCGGCGATTGTCAGCTTTTTACCCAGCGACTGGCAGAGATGGCGGCAGCCGAGGGCGTGACGTTCCGCTACAACATGTCGGTGGATCACCTTCTACGCGATGGCAATCATATCTATGGCGTCAAATGTGGCGAAGAAGTCATAAAGGCGGATAGCTATGTGGTGGCATTGGGATCTTTTTCGACTGCACTGCTGCATAATATTTTATCTATCCCGGTTTATCCATTAAAGGGCTATTCGCTGACGATTCCGATAAAAGATGAGTCGGCGGCTCCGGTCTCGACCGTTCTTGATGAAACTTACAAAGTTGCGATTACCCGTTTTGATAAACGTATTCGCGTCGGGGGCATGGCTGAGATTGTCGGTTTCAATGATAAGCTGCTGCCTGCCCGCAGGGAAACGCTGGAAATGGTGGTCCGCGATCTTTATCCCAGTGGTGGACATATTGAGCAGGCAACCTTCTGGAGTGGACTGCGCCCGATGACGCCTGATGGTACCCCTATCGTAGGCAGAACCCCGCTGAATAATCTTTTTTTGAATACCGGGCATGGAACACTCGGCTGGACAATGTCCTGCGGTTCAGGGCTGCTACTTTCTGATATCATTTCCGGTAAACGTCCGGATATTGCGGCAGACGACCTGTCGGTGCTGCGCTATTTACCAGGGTTCTCACCGGCCACGTCCCCTCTGTTACAGCGTGTTAACACCAGCAGGTAA